One genomic region from Fusobacterium sp. JB019 encodes:
- a CDS encoding AbiH family protein yields MSKLFIIGNGFDLSHCMDTRYSDFRKYLIRTYPESEKISEEDDIFFDKQIDGHGEIVKPLDYQVVGWLLNTIDFLGDYNWSDLENYLGMITFDNYYNEENYPEDEDGDINPWKQVEINEDIYFYFPYMGERLFEFFNDWVYEIKYKKSLKDFSRLINLEKDYFLNFNYTETLEKKYNIKKVCHIHGKLGETLLFGHGNDEECISEVQGGLGIGAEDSVQSTRDIWKKDTKGALENNKNFFDQLGNKQIKKIYSYGFSYGKVDEIYIKEIIKKINGKDVTWYLDDYNNEINLNYKKIIEDLGFKGKIKEFSCN; encoded by the coding sequence ATGAGTAAACTATTCATTATAGGTAATGGATTTGATTTAAGTCACTGTATGGATACCCGATATAGTGATTTTAGGAAATATTTAATTAGGACATACCCTGAAAGTGAGAAAATTAGTGAAGAAGATGACATATTTTTTGATAAGCAAATAGACGGGCATGGAGAGATAGTTAAGCCTCTAGATTATCAGGTAGTAGGTTGGTTGCTTAATACAATTGATTTTTTAGGAGATTATAATTGGAGTGATTTAGAAAATTATTTAGGGATGATAACTTTTGATAATTATTACAATGAAGAAAATTATCCTGAAGATGAAGACGGAGATATAAATCCTTGGAAACAAGTTGAAATCAATGAAGATATTTACTTTTATTTTCCGTATATGGGAGAAAGATTATTTGAATTTTTTAATGATTGGGTTTATGAAATAAAATATAAAAAAAGTTTGAAAGATTTTTCTAGATTAATTAATTTAGAGAAAGACTATTTTTTGAATTTTAATTATACAGAAACTTTAGAAAAAAAATATAATATAAAAAAAGTTTGTCATATTCATGGGAAATTAGGAGAAACTTTATTATTTGGACATGGGAATGATGAAGAATGTATATCTGAAGTTCAGGGTGGGTTAGGGATTGGAGCAGAAGATTCAGTTCAATCTACTAGGGATATTTGGAAAAAAGATACTAAAGGAGCATTAGAAAATAATAAGAATTTTTTTGATCAGTTAGGTAATAAACAAATTAAAAAAATTTATTCTTATGGATTTTCTTATGGTAAAGTAGATGAAATTTATATAAAAGAAATAATAAAAAAAATTAATGGAAAAGATGTTACTTGGTATTTAGATGATTATAATAATGAAATAAATTTAAATTATAAAAAAATAATAGAGGACTTAGGATTTAAAGGGAAAATAAAAGAATTTTCTTGTAATTAA
- the cysK gene encoding cysteine synthase A, whose amino-acid sequence MIVKNVLELIGKTPILKLNNVCGNSYCCEDMADIYIKLEGKNPGGSIKDRVALNMIEKAEKEGLLKENGTIIEPTSGNTGIGLVYIGRLKGYNVKIVMPDSMSQERINIMKAYGGEVILTPGKLGMKGAIEKAEELTKEIENSFMPGQFDNLANPEIHYNTTAEEIIEDFNDLDAFVAGVGTGGTIVGNGKKLKEKYKNIKIYAVEPNESPVLSGGKPGPHKIQGIGAGFIPKIVDLDVIDHVVKVESEDAFETCRVVGKNEGILFGISTGANIYAAIEVAKKLGPGKKVLTVSPDGGEKYLSTDLYKF is encoded by the coding sequence ATGATAGTAAAAAATGTATTAGAATTAATAGGAAAGACACCAATTTTAAAATTAAATAATGTTTGTGGTAATTCATACTGCTGTGAGGATATGGCTGATATATATATTAAGTTAGAAGGGAAAAATCCTGGTGGAAGTATTAAGGATAGAGTAGCTCTTAATATGATTGAAAAAGCTGAAAAGGAAGGTTTATTAAAAGAAAATGGAACAATAATAGAACCAACAAGTGGAAATACAGGAATTGGTCTTGTTTATATAGGAAGATTAAAAGGATATAATGTAAAAATAGTTATGCCTGATTCTATGAGTCAAGAAAGAATAAATATTATGAAAGCTTATGGTGGGGAAGTTATATTAACTCCAGGAAAATTAGGAATGAAGGGTGCTATTGAAAAGGCAGAAGAACTAACTAAAGAAATAGAAAATAGTTTTATGCCAGGTCAATTTGATAACCTAGCTAATCCAGAAATTCACTATAATACTACAGCGGAAGAAATAATAGAAGATTTTAATGATTTAGATGCCTTTGTTGCAGGAGTTGGAACAGGTGGAACAATTGTAGGAAACGGGAAAAAACTAAAAGAAAAATATAAGAATATAAAAATTTACGCAGTGGAACCAAATGAATCTCCTGTTTTATCAGGTGGAAAACCAGGACCACATAAAATACAAGGAATAGGGGCAGGATTTATTCCAAAAATAGTTGATTTAGATGTAATAGATCATGTTGTAAAGGTAGAAAGTGAAGATGCCTTTGAAACTTGTAGAGTGGTAGGTAAAAATGAAGGAATTTTATTTGGTATATCAACAGGTGCTAATATATATGCAGCAATAGAGGTTGCTAAAAAATTAGGTCCTGGTAAAAAAGTATTAACAGTTTCTCCAGATGGAGGAGAAAAATACTTATCCACAGACTTATATAAATTTTAG
- a CDS encoding P-loop NTPase fold protein: MNTINKKDIEISPENPFKNCKLGREKIARSLTKIIKNINVDNGFVISIDSPWGTGKTTFIDMWKALLEKDEEENIICVKFNAWDNDFYNDPLISILENLDEAIDKDIEKITKNFAQDSWENVKSNLKTKGKALICDAIKAKTHGLIDISGEEREDDLLKNYGNLKEKNGKIKKGLMELKKEFGENNKLRIVFFIDELDRCRPDYAIKVLEIIKHFFRTEGYIFILSLDKSQLSKSISTIYGQGMDSEGYLRRFIDVDYTLPMPSKEKYIESLLEKHSLDKSTVFVRRVYEILNVEENISLRDIEKLFFKLKIFLYSKTNIPPERMNVEKNWIFDSIYAYFFVLNFLYFELYNDLFSEKPKCFNPSLTASGAPIENRDISELFRKTLKWFENYENYQAPPNTIANSLIKKIHSILFSNDTEKSLEIRKYTNRITGQTINDRLDISLLFNEEGEFIIKNDIEMINGIND, translated from the coding sequence ATGAATACAATAAATAAGAAAGATATAGAAATTTCTCCAGAAAATCCTTTTAAAAATTGTAAATTAGGAAGGGAAAAGATTGCTAGAAGTTTAACGAAAATAATAAAAAATATTAATGTTGATAATGGATTTGTAATTAGTATAGATTCTCCATGGGGAACAGGGAAGACAACTTTTATAGATATGTGGAAAGCTTTATTAGAAAAAGATGAAGAAGAAAATATTATTTGTGTTAAGTTTAATGCCTGGGATAATGATTTCTATAATGATCCTTTGATTTCAATTTTAGAAAATTTAGATGAAGCTATAGATAAAGATATTGAGAAAATAACTAAAAATTTTGCACAAGATAGTTGGGAAAATGTTAAATCAAATTTAAAAACTAAGGGTAAAGCTTTAATTTGTGATGCTATTAAAGCCAAAACTCATGGATTAATAGATATTTCAGGAGAAGAAAGAGAAGATGATTTATTAAAAAATTATGGTAATTTAAAAGAAAAAAATGGGAAAATAAAAAAGGGATTAATGGAATTAAAGAAAGAATTTGGAGAAAATAATAAGTTAAGGATCGTATTTTTTATAGATGAATTAGATAGGTGTAGACCAGATTATGCAATTAAAGTGTTGGAAATAATAAAACATTTTTTTAGAACAGAAGGTTATATTTTTATATTATCGTTAGATAAATCTCAACTTTCAAAATCTATATCAACTATTTATGGGCAAGGAATGGATTCTGAAGGATACTTAAGAAGATTTATAGATGTTGACTATACTTTGCCAATGCCATCAAAAGAAAAATATATAGAAAGTTTATTAGAAAAACATAGTTTAGATAAAAGCACAGTTTTTGTAAGAAGAGTATATGAAATTTTAAATGTAGAAGAAAATATTAGTCTAAGAGATATTGAAAAGTTATTTTTTAAATTAAAGATATTTTTATATTCAAAAACAAATATTCCACCAGAAAGAATGAATGTTGAAAAAAATTGGATTTTTGATTCAATTTATGCATATTTCTTCGTTTTAAATTTTTTATATTTTGAATTATATAATGATTTATTTTCAGAAAAACCAAAATGTTTTAATCCTTCATTAACCGCTTCAGGAGCTCCAATTGAAAATAGAGATATTTCAGAATTATTTAGAAAAACATTAAAATGGTTTGAAAATTATGAAAATTATCAAGCTCCACCTAATACGATAGCGAATAGTTTAATAAAAAAAATTCATAGCATTTTATTTTCAAATGATACTGAAAAGAGTTTAGAAATAAGAAAATATACAAATCGTATAACGGGACAAACAATAAATGATCGTTTAGATATTTCTTTATTATTTAATGAAGAAGGAGAATTTATAATTAAAAATGATATTGAAATGATTAATGGAATAAATGATTAA
- a CDS encoding cold-shock protein — translation MNKGTVKWFNAEKGFGFITSEEGKDLFVHFSEIKKEGFKTLEEGQEVTFDVKEGQKGPQAANVEIA, via the coding sequence ATGAACAAAGGAACAGTTAAATGGTTTAACGCAGAAAAAGGGTTTGGATTCATCACATCTGAAGAAGGGAAAGATTTATTCGTACATTTCTCTGAAATCAAAAAAGAAGGATTCAAAACTTTAGAAGAAGGTCAAGAAGTAACTTTTGATGTAAAAGAAGGACAAAAAGGACCTCAAGCAGCTAACGTAGAAATCGCGTAG
- the epsC gene encoding serine O-acetyltransferase EpsC produces the protein MFKQLNYDLENIVKLDPAARNKLEVLLLYPCVHSLIAHRIAHFLYTKKRYFLARFISQVSRFFTGIEIHPGAVIGKGFFIDHGMGIVIGETAVIGDNVMLYHQVTLGGTGNEKGVKRHPTVEDNCIIGTGAKLLGNITIGKGSKVGANSVVLSSVPENATVVGIPGKVKKINKTR, from the coding sequence ATGTTTAAACAATTGAATTACGATTTAGAAAATATAGTTAAATTAGATCCAGCTGCAAGAAATAAATTAGAAGTATTACTACTATATCCTTGTGTACATAGCTTAATTGCCCATAGGATAGCTCATTTTCTTTATACAAAGAAAAGATATTTTTTAGCAAGATTTATTTCTCAAGTTTCAAGATTTTTTACAGGTATAGAAATTCATCCAGGAGCTGTAATAGGAAAAGGATTTTTTATAGATCATGGTATGGGAATAGTTATTGGAGAAACGGCAGTAATAGGTGATAATGTAATGCTATACCATCAAGTAACTTTAGGTGGAACTGGAAATGAAAAGGGAGTCAAAAGACATCCAACAGTTGAAGATAACTGTATTATAGGAACAGGAGCAAAGCTTCTGGGAAATATAACAATAGGAAAAGGAAGCAAAGTAGGAGCCAATTCCGTTGTGTTATCAAGTGTTCCAGAAAATGCTACAGTTGTGGGAATTCCTGGAAAAGTTAAAAAAATAAACAAAACGAGATAA
- a CDS encoding sodium-dependent transporter encodes MEKKRELWTSRSGFIFAAIGAAVGLGNLWRFPFQAYKNGGGAFFFPYIVALFSCAIPLMILEYTYGRRIRGGSIKAFKTISAKYEWIGWMQVMVPIIVMMFYCTIISVSVIFMVWSLGHAFGIVNFMGDPGKLMGMVAGSAKGPFDFASGISKYLFSFVILVWIANVVIVRKGISKGIEKVSKIFTPVLIIMMFMFMINSLRLNGAMLGLKQLFTPDFSKILNPSIWVSAYAQVFFSTTLAVGVMIAYGSYLKEDSDIVGSSLMTVMANASFDIIAGVTVFSTLGYLVTNMGVQFDSFGSGAGIAFIAFPIAISTITSNVFLQGMLGFLFFFCLFIAGLSSSISMLEAFTTASLDKFKIPRERIVTIISIIGFLGSVCFATFAGFNYILDIVDSHVGNYVIATLGLVETILVCYVYGVEKIRVDANEHSNIKVGKYFNFLLKYVTPIILGITVVSNLGKEFKKLAGLLVENKEAFMGEMVFGWGVILLMLLASIFLYLKKED; translated from the coding sequence ATGGAAAAGAAAAGAGAGTTATGGACAAGTCGATCAGGATTTATTTTTGCAGCTATTGGTGCAGCAGTGGGGCTTGGAAACTTATGGAGATTTCCATTTCAAGCTTACAAAAATGGTGGAGGAGCTTTTTTCTTTCCATATATAGTTGCATTATTTTCTTGTGCAATACCTTTAATGATATTAGAATATACTTATGGACGTAGAATTAGAGGAGGGTCAATAAAAGCTTTTAAAACTATAAGTGCTAAGTATGAATGGATTGGTTGGATGCAAGTGATGGTACCTATAATAGTTATGATGTTTTATTGTACTATTATATCAGTATCTGTTATCTTTATGGTATGGTCTTTAGGACATGCCTTTGGAATAGTTAATTTCATGGGAGATCCTGGGAAATTAATGGGAATGGTAGCAGGTAGTGCAAAGGGTCCCTTTGATTTTGCAAGTGGTATAAGTAAATATTTATTTTCTTTTGTAATTTTAGTATGGATAGCTAATGTGGTTATTGTAAGAAAGGGAATTTCAAAAGGAATAGAAAAAGTTTCAAAAATATTTACACCTGTATTAATAATAATGATGTTTATGTTTATGATAAATTCACTTAGATTAAATGGCGCTATGCTAGGTTTAAAGCAATTATTTACACCAGATTTTTCAAAAATATTAAATCCAAGTATCTGGGTTTCAGCTTATGCTCAAGTTTTTTTCTCGACAACTTTGGCAGTTGGTGTTATGATAGCTTATGGGTCATACTTAAAAGAAGACTCAGATATTGTAGGAAGTTCTCTTATGACAGTTATGGCAAATGCTTCATTTGATATAATTGCAGGAGTGACAGTTTTCTCAACTTTAGGATATTTGGTAACAAATATGGGAGTACAATTTGATTCATTTGGAAGTGGAGCAGGAATTGCATTTATAGCTTTTCCTATAGCAATAAGCACAATAACTTCAAATGTATTTTTACAAGGAATGCTTGGATTTTTATTCTTTTTCTGTTTATTTATAGCAGGACTTTCTTCAAGTATTTCAATGTTAGAAGCTTTTACAACAGCTTCTTTAGATAAATTTAAAATTCCAAGAGAAAGAATAGTAACAATAATTTCAATTATTGGATTTTTAGGAAGTGTATGTTTTGCAACATTTGCAGGATTTAATTATATATTAGACATAGTAGATTCACATGTTGGAAATTATGTAATAGCAACACTTGGATTAGTTGAAACAATATTAGTTTGTTATGTATATGGAGTTGAAAAAATTAGAGTAGATGCTAATGAACATTCAAATATAAAAGTTGGAAAATATTTTAATTTCTTATTAAAGTATGTGACTCCGATAATATTAGGAATAACAGTTGTTTCAAATCTAGGTAAAGAATTTAAAAAATTAGCAGGGTTATTAGTTGAAAATAAAGAAGCCTTTATGGGAGAAATGGTATTTGGTTGGGGAGTTATATTACTTATGCTTTTAGCTTCAATCTTCTTGTATTTAAAGAAAGAAGATTAG
- a CDS encoding O-methyltransferase, translating to MLEELKEANEYVVSKIKEKDELILEMEKFAHENNVPIVTKEVAEYLKFMVDMNKSKNILEVGTAIGYSGILMASIAKKYDGKLTTMEIDETRFNQAKENFKKSGLTNVNMILGDACEEISKLDEKFDFIFIDASKGQYKRFFEDSYKLLKKDGIVFIDNIMFRGYLYKEYPKRFKTIVRKLNEFIEYLHETCPGFTLLPFGDGVGLIKK from the coding sequence ATGCTTGAAGAATTAAAAGAAGCTAACGAATATGTTGTTAGCAAAATAAAAGAAAAAGATGAACTTATATTAGAAATGGAAAAATTTGCCCATGAAAATAATGTTCCAATTGTAACTAAAGAAGTTGCTGAATATTTGAAATTTATGGTAGATATGAATAAAAGTAAGAATATATTAGAAGTTGGTACTGCTATTGGTTATTCTGGTATCCTTATGGCTAGTATTGCTAAAAAATATGATGGTAAACTTACTACAATGGAAATTGATGAAACTAGATTTAATCAAGCTAAAGAAAACTTTAAGAAATCAGGACTTACAAATGTAAATATGATTCTTGGAGATGCTTGTGAAGAAATATCAAAATTAGATGAGAAATTTGATTTTATATTTATTGATGCATCTAAAGGCCAATACAAAAGATTTTTTGAAGATTCATACAAATTATTAAAAAAAGATGGGATTGTCTTTATAGATAATATTATGTTTAGAGGATATTTATATAAGGAATACCCAAAAAGATTTAAAACTATTGTTAGAAAGTTAAATGAATTTATTGAATATCTTCACGAGACCTGTCCTGGATTCACTTTACTTCCTTTTGGAGATGGAGTGGGGTTAATCAAGAAATAA
- the proB gene encoding glutamate 5-kinase — protein sequence MDREILLKNVKRVVIKIGTSTLTHENGYLNINKIEKLVRNISHIQNLGYEVIVVSSGAVGAGMGRLNLKERPKTIPEKQAIAAVGQVALIHLYQKLFFEYNKNIAQLLLTGEDLGDRQRFLNARNACFELISKNIIPIINENDSVLTEEIKIGDNDTLSALVSSLIDADLLIILSDIDGLYTADPRKDPEAKLISTVEEVTPEIKDMGKGAGSSLGTGGMATKIRAAEITVSKGINMLIANGENPSIIVDVLEGKEVGTLFLANNKTENSKKHWIKYNSSKHGKIVVDKGAEEAIKVGKSLLPKGIVRVEGDFIKGEVIAIYSVDKKEIGKGIVNYSSSEINLIKGRHSKDIEKILKYQEYSEVIHSNNISRD from the coding sequence ATGGATAGAGAAATATTATTGAAAAATGTAAAAAGAGTGGTAATTAAAATAGGAACATCAACATTAACTCATGAGAATGGATATCTAAACATAAATAAAATAGAAAAATTAGTTAGAAACATATCACATATTCAAAACTTAGGTTATGAAGTTATTGTTGTAAGTTCAGGAGCAGTTGGAGCAGGAATGGGAAGACTGAATTTGAAAGAAAGACCCAAAACAATTCCTGAAAAACAAGCAATAGCAGCAGTAGGTCAAGTTGCTTTAATTCATTTATATCAAAAATTATTTTTTGAATATAATAAAAATATAGCTCAACTACTATTAACAGGGGAAGATTTAGGAGATAGACAAAGATTTTTAAATGCAAGAAATGCATGTTTTGAATTAATTAGTAAAAATATAATACCAATAATAAATGAAAATGATTCTGTTTTAACAGAGGAAATAAAAATAGGAGATAACGATACATTATCAGCATTAGTATCTAGCTTGATAGATGCTGATTTATTAATAATTTTATCCGATATAGATGGACTTTATACAGCAGATCCAAGAAAAGATCCAGAAGCTAAATTAATAAGTACAGTTGAAGAAGTTACTCCAGAAATTAAAGATATGGGTAAGGGAGCTGGAAGCAGTTTAGGTACTGGAGGAATGGCAACAAAAATAAGAGCAGCAGAAATAACTGTTTCAAAGGGAATTAATATGCTTATTGCAAATGGAGAAAATCCTAGCATCATTGTGGATGTGTTAGAAGGAAAAGAAGTAGGAACTTTATTCTTAGCAAATAATAAGACAGAAAATTCTAAAAAGCACTGGATAAAATATAATTCGTCTAAGCACGGGAAAATAGTAGTTGATAAAGGGGCTGAGGAAGCTATTAAGGTAGGTAAGAGTTTACTTCCGAAGGGAATTGTTAGAGTTGAAGGAGACTTTATAAAAGGTGAAGTAATAGCTATATATTCAGTTGATAAAAAAGAAATAGGAAAGGGGATAGTAAATTATTCTTCTTCTGAGATTAATTTGATTAAAGGTCGGCACAGTAAAGATATAGAAAAAATATTGAAATACCAAGAATATTCAGAAGTAATACATAGTAATAACATAAGCAGAGACTAG
- a CDS encoding glutamate-5-semialdehyde dehydrogenase, translating to MDYIKEICKNAKLASRKLISLSAKDKNRILKAMSDALLNSLEEILLENEKDILNGKAKNLSEAFLDRLKLTEERIQGISDSLLKIADFQDPIGETVKGWKLENELKIEQVRVPIGVIAMIFESRPNVTVDAAGLCLKSGNAIILRGGSDAINSNKALAKVIIEAGIKAGMPKGAVQLIEKTDRKLVGELLGEVEYIDAVIPRGGKALKKAINESSKIPVIETGAGVCHLYIDEFAQDDMAVKILINAKTQRPGVCNAIETLLIHESKLNLLKEIEKELKEKKVEIVADEKAAEYLENCELATDLDWEEEYLSLKISIKTVSSVEEAIDHIEKYSTKHSESIITNSNENSEKFLKEVDSACVYVNASTRFTDGGEFGFGGEIGISTQKLHARGPMGIRELTTGKYIIRGNGQVRG from the coding sequence ATGGATTATATAAAGGAAATTTGTAAAAATGCAAAACTTGCATCTAGAAAATTAATTAGTTTAAGTGCAAAGGATAAAAATAGAATTTTAAAAGCAATGAGTGATGCTCTTCTTAATTCATTAGAAGAAATATTATTAGAAAATGAAAAAGATATTTTAAATGGAAAAGCTAAAAATTTATCAGAAGCTTTTTTAGATAGACTTAAACTTACAGAAGAAAGAATACAAGGGATATCAGATTCATTATTAAAAATAGCAGATTTTCAAGATCCAATAGGAGAAACTGTTAAGGGATGGAAATTAGAAAATGAATTAAAAATAGAGCAAGTAAGGGTTCCAATAGGGGTTATAGCTATGATTTTTGAATCAAGACCTAATGTTACAGTTGATGCAGCAGGTTTATGTTTAAAGTCAGGAAATGCTATTATCTTAAGAGGTGGAAGTGATGCTATTAATTCTAATAAAGCTTTAGCTAAGGTTATAATAGAAGCTGGAATTAAAGCTGGAATGCCTAAAGGTGCGGTACAATTAATAGAAAAAACAGACAGAAAATTAGTGGGAGAACTTTTAGGTGAAGTAGAATATATAGATGCAGTTATTCCTAGAGGTGGAAAGGCTTTAAAAAAAGCTATTAATGAAAGCTCTAAAATACCAGTTATAGAAACAGGAGCAGGAGTTTGTCATTTATATATAGATGAATTTGCACAAGATGATATGGCTGTTAAAATATTAATAAATGCTAAAACCCAAAGACCTGGAGTATGTAATGCTATAGAAACATTATTGATTCATGAAAGTAAATTGAATTTATTGAAAGAAATAGAAAAAGAATTGAAAGAGAAAAAAGTGGAAATAGTTGCAGATGAAAAGGCAGCAGAATATTTAGAAAATTGTGAATTAGCCACTGATTTAGATTGGGAAGAAGAATATCTTTCTTTGAAAATTTCAATAAAAACAGTTTCCTCTGTAGAAGAAGCTATAGATCATATTGAAAAGTATAGTACTAAGCATTCAGAATCTATCATAACAAATTCTAATGAAAATTCAGAAAAGTTTTTAAAAGAAGTGGATTCAGCTTGTGTTTATGTTAATGCTTCTACTCGTTTTACTGATGGAGGAGAATTTGGATTTGGAGGAGAAATAGGTATCAGTACTCAAAAATTACATGCTAGAGGACCTATGGGAATAAGAGAATTAACTACTGGGAAATATATAATCAGAGGTAATGGGCAAGTAAGAGGTTAA
- a CDS encoding dicarboxylate/amino acid:cation symporter, translating into MDKLNKKGIWEAYRFSIILIGAILIGSLVGLKMGEGAKVFKPLGDLFINGMFTLVVPLVLVTISGSISAMSDMKRLGKILKSLLLIFVGTGAIAAVLVLIVVHVFPPAKGVVLNMPQATTLKPFSTGSQIVSALTVTDFPQLISRKNMLPLIIFAIIFGMCVNAIGEKGKIVAKGLDALSEVFLKMVSLLMYYAPIGLGAYFAALIGQYGKDLIGSYARALAIYYPLCFVYMIIFFPIYAYISGGKEGVKSLKHVFSPAVTAVATQSSIATLPVNLEACENIGVPKDIRDIVLPIGATAHMDGTVFSTILKISFLFGIFEIPFTGMGTYISAILLAIAGGVVMSGVPGGGLIGEMLIVTMYGFPPEAFPIIATIGYLVDPPATMINASGDTIASMLVTRAVEGKDWLNKKLG; encoded by the coding sequence ATGGATAAATTAAATAAAAAAGGAATATGGGAAGCTTATAGGTTTTCAATTATTTTAATAGGAGCAATACTGATAGGAAGTTTAGTTGGTTTAAAAATGGGAGAAGGGGCTAAAGTTTTTAAACCTTTAGGAGATTTATTTATAAATGGAATGTTTACTTTGGTTGTTCCATTAGTTTTAGTAACAATTAGTGGATCTATTTCAGCAATGAGTGATATGAAAAGACTTGGTAAAATATTAAAAAGTTTACTATTAATATTTGTTGGAACTGGAGCTATTGCAGCAGTTTTAGTTTTAATTGTTGTCCATGTTTTCCCACCAGCAAAGGGAGTAGTTTTAAATATGCCTCAAGCAACAACTTTAAAGCCTTTTTCAACAGGTAGTCAAATTGTATCAGCTTTAACTGTTACAGATTTTCCCCAGTTAATATCAAGAAAAAACATGTTACCTTTAATAATATTTGCAATAATATTTGGTATGTGTGTTAACGCAATTGGAGAAAAGGGGAAAATAGTTGCAAAGGGATTAGATGCATTATCAGAAGTATTTTTAAAAATGGTAAGTTTATTAATGTATTATGCCCCAATTGGTTTAGGAGCATATTTTGCAGCATTAATAGGACAATATGGAAAAGATTTGATAGGTTCTTACGCTAGAGCTCTGGCTATTTATTATCCTCTATGTTTTGTATATATGATTATATTTTTCCCTATTTACGCTTATATTTCAGGAGGAAAAGAGGGTGTTAAATCTCTTAAACATGTATTTTCTCCAGCTGTTACAGCTGTAGCAACTCAAAGCAGTATAGCAACTCTTCCAGTAAACTTAGAAGCTTGCGAAAATATAGGAGTACCAAAAGATATAAGAGATATAGTTCTTCCAATAGGAGCAACAGCTCATATGGATGGGACAGTATTTAGTACTATTTTAAAGATTTCATTCTTGTTTGGAATATTTGAAATACCATTTACAGGAATGGGAACTTATATAAGTGCAATTTTACTTGCAATAGCAGGTGGAGTAGTTATGTCAGGAGTTCCTGGAGGAGGATTAATAGGAGAAATGCTAATAGTTACCATGTATGGTTTTCCACCTGAGGCATTTCCTATAATAGCTACAATAGGTTATTTGGTAGATCCACCAGCAACAATGATTAATGCAAGTGGTGATACAATAGCTTCAATGTTAGTTACAAGAGCTGTAGAAGGAAAAGATTGGTTGAATAAAAAATTAGGTTAA